One region of Leptospira bandrabouensis genomic DNA includes:
- a CDS encoding protein-glutamate methylesterase/protein-glutamine glutaminase yields MKKHTVIVVDDQKSVRSMVKRWIESDANWEVIGEASNPYEARDLIVEKQPEVMTLDVHMPGMDGIVFLKKLLPQYPMPVIMFSSSTTEGAGITLEALEAGAFDYVTKPTGTQESLTEAKEDLLSKLYESLNYNVNQLSNIKNNNSTLSKNSNSKTTFKRKLMLIGSSTGGTTALRKLLNDVDETFPPILIAQHMPENFTALFAQRLNSDLKVRVIEAKDKELLQNGHVYIAPGNYHLGIQKLGTEYYTRITQTDKKNGHRPSVDVLFESAAEQEIAGSSIAIILTGMGSDGATGLLKLKNKGCLTIGQNKETCVVYGMPKAAYESGAVLYQVSLDDMVEKIKEIASL; encoded by the coding sequence ATGAAAAAACACACAGTAATCGTTGTAGATGATCAAAAGTCTGTCCGAAGTATGGTCAAACGTTGGATTGAATCCGATGCGAACTGGGAAGTCATTGGTGAAGCTTCCAATCCATACGAAGCGAGGGATTTAATTGTCGAAAAACAACCAGAGGTTATGACTCTCGATGTTCATATGCCCGGAATGGATGGAATTGTTTTTTTAAAAAAACTACTGCCACAATATCCAATGCCAGTCATCATGTTTAGTTCTTCTACCACAGAAGGAGCAGGAATTACTTTAGAAGCTTTAGAAGCAGGTGCATTCGATTATGTAACGAAACCGACAGGAACACAAGAAAGTTTAACAGAAGCAAAAGAAGATTTACTTTCCAAACTATACGAAAGTTTAAATTACAATGTTAACCAATTAAGTAACATAAAAAATAATAATTCAACTTTATCCAAGAATTCAAATTCCAAAACAACATTTAAGAGAAAGTTAATGTTGATTGGTTCTTCTACAGGAGGAACCACAGCATTAAGAAAACTATTGAATGACGTAGATGAAACTTTTCCTCCCATACTCATTGCACAACATATGCCAGAAAATTTCACTGCCTTATTTGCACAAAGGCTCAATTCAGATTTAAAGGTTCGAGTTATAGAAGCAAAAGACAAAGAATTATTACAAAATGGACATGTTTATATTGCTCCCGGAAACTACCATTTAGGAATTCAAAAACTTGGTACCGAATACTATACGCGTATTACACAAACTGATAAAAAAAATGGACATAGGCCCTCAGTGGACGTGTTATTTGAATCAGCCGCAGAACAAGAAATAGCGGGTAGTAGCATAGCTATCATTTTAACAGGAATGGGCAGCGATGGAGCAACTGGTCTCTTAAAGTTAAAAAACAAAGGTTGCCTCACGATTGGACAAAACAAAGAAACATGTGTAGTTTATGGAATGCCAAAAGCAGCCTATGAATCAGGAGCCGTTCTCTACCAGGTATCCTTAGATGATATGGTAGAGAAAATTAAGGAAATTGCATCACTATGA
- a CDS encoding sensor histidine kinase — MFPFEVNVVFAVTAISIVFNTSMAFIIYFLTKHSKSEVKLIYTAIFLIVLVFRNFSLYLFGESTEKIFFFISESFAIFGSYLLVAAVAPIVTKKIRISFLYVISILVYVLFSSLLLIDVSFFWTALPSSIFNACALALFGLIVFQLNTFPKAFRIYFFTICLIIALQRISFPFLFDLAWYRPLGYIINTLFMFLFGVGCILFNFNVQTKKLNLSLEELELLQKTIKDVNVRLLIMYNQLPAIIYNIEFLPEPRTSYISPKMEEITGYGLNFFYENPDFFKDIVIPEDQHKIAELYAGQSPIILRMIHANGSLVWTEHYVNVSFDILGIEKRIDVVALDITKSKKTEISLLQEKNLNNTVFDNAANLILLTNAHGLIENINSAALTILGITKNEVVGKYIQDVILLPEDRESLKDVLDDVNEIQNIAESLILRCVTNSNQILFLDWRLGIIRDNKNEPSKIIWIGIDQTSKRAAEIELKELNKSLEEKVRARTKELQSSNSELNSALYALREAQQKLIQNEKMVSLGQLVSGLSHEINNPIGMIKSSVETLVSEWQEGNERDPNSQINELVQSILDSETEGLRILTGLSNRQARKSLTETLKQHELTFAEELAELLVDSGIRNLSTSNINKIKSLIKNRENFQTLRKLLLVKQSSEHILYSVRRLSKITYTLKNFAGLQSNLELSDYSLNDTIHSAISLYKEHFLRDINLILNLDYNGNIRCIQGDLVQLWSQIIWNSIQAVGSKGTIQLRSYKKLDTVYVEIEDSGAGIPTDNHSKIFMPFFSTKSTGDGLGLGLYLVKEIANRHNANVDFESKQGRTVFKVGFPLTT; from the coding sequence ATGTTTCCATTTGAAGTAAACGTAGTTTTTGCAGTGACTGCCATTTCTATAGTATTCAATACTTCAATGGCATTTATTATTTACTTTTTAACAAAACACTCTAAATCTGAAGTCAAATTAATATATACCGCTATTTTTCTTATCGTTCTAGTTTTCAGAAACTTTTCTCTTTATCTTTTTGGTGAAAGTACAGAAAAAATCTTTTTTTTTATTTCTGAAAGTTTTGCCATATTTGGATCATATCTTCTGGTTGCTGCCGTTGCACCAATCGTTACAAAAAAAATCAGAATTTCTTTTCTATATGTTATTTCAATATTGGTTTATGTTTTATTCAGTTCTCTTCTCTTAATTGATGTAAGTTTTTTTTGGACCGCTTTACCTTCCTCCATTTTTAATGCCTGTGCTTTGGCTCTATTTGGTCTAATAGTATTCCAACTTAATACGTTTCCAAAAGCATTTCGTATCTACTTTTTTACTATTTGCCTTATCATTGCACTCCAAAGGATTTCATTTCCATTTTTATTTGATTTAGCTTGGTATAGACCTTTGGGCTATATCATCAATACACTTTTTATGTTTCTCTTTGGAGTAGGATGTATACTTTTTAACTTCAATGTCCAAACAAAAAAATTAAATCTTTCCCTCGAGGAACTAGAGTTATTACAGAAAACGATTAAAGATGTAAACGTACGTCTTCTTATTATGTATAACCAACTTCCAGCCATCATTTATAATATAGAATTTTTACCAGAGCCAAGGACTTCCTATATAAGTCCGAAAATGGAAGAAATCACCGGTTACGGATTAAATTTTTTTTATGAAAATCCAGATTTTTTCAAAGATATAGTAATTCCAGAGGACCAACATAAAATTGCAGAATTGTATGCTGGGCAATCACCTATCATACTTCGAATGATTCACGCAAATGGCTCACTTGTTTGGACTGAACATTACGTGAATGTTTCTTTTGATATTTTAGGAATTGAGAAACGAATTGATGTGGTTGCTCTTGACATCACCAAATCAAAAAAAACCGAAATTTCTCTTCTTCAAGAAAAAAATCTAAACAATACGGTTTTTGATAACGCTGCTAACTTAATTTTATTAACCAATGCACATGGGTTAATTGAAAACATAAACTCAGCAGCTTTAACCATTTTGGGTATTACTAAAAATGAAGTAGTAGGAAAATACATTCAAGATGTAATCCTTCTTCCTGAAGACAGGGAGTCTTTAAAAGATGTTTTGGACGACGTAAACGAAATTCAAAACATTGCTGAGAGTCTGATTTTAAGATGTGTAACCAACTCTAACCAAATATTATTCTTAGATTGGAGACTTGGAATCATCCGGGACAATAAAAATGAACCTTCAAAAATTATTTGGATTGGTATAGACCAAACTTCAAAACGAGCAGCAGAAATTGAACTCAAAGAATTAAACAAATCTTTGGAAGAAAAAGTAAGAGCAAGGACCAAAGAACTTCAATCTAGTAACTCTGAATTAAACTCTGCTCTATATGCACTAAGGGAAGCACAGCAAAAGTTAATTCAAAATGAAAAAATGGTTTCTCTTGGCCAACTAGTCTCTGGACTTTCGCACGAAATTAACAACCCCATTGGAATGATTAAGTCTTCGGTAGAAACACTCGTATCTGAATGGCAAGAAGGAAACGAAAGAGACCCAAATTCACAAATCAACGAGTTAGTACAATCAATATTAGATTCCGAAACGGAAGGCCTTCGAATTTTAACAGGATTATCCAACAGGCAAGCACGTAAATCTTTAACCGAAACCCTTAAACAACATGAACTTACCTTTGCAGAAGAACTTGCTGAACTCCTTGTTGATTCCGGTATACGAAATTTATCAACATCAAACATAAATAAAATCAAATCGTTAATCAAAAATAGAGAAAATTTTCAAACCTTAAGGAAGTTACTATTAGTAAAACAATCCTCTGAACATATTTTATATTCTGTTAGAAGACTTTCCAAAATTACTTATACATTAAAAAACTTTGCTGGATTACAATCCAATTTAGAACTTTCAGATTATTCGCTAAACGACACAATCCATTCTGCCATTTCCCTGTATAAGGAACATTTTTTAAGAGATATCAATCTGATACTTAATTTAGATTATAATGGAAATATTCGCTGCATACAAGGTGATTTAGTACAACTGTGGAGCCAAATTATTTGGAATTCCATCCAAGCAGTAGGATCTAAAGGCACGATACAATTAAGAAGTTATAAAAAATTAGATACAGTTTATGTAGAAATCGAAGATTCAGGCGCAGGGATACCTACAGACAACCATTCAAAGATTTTTATGCCATTTTTTTCAACGAAATCAACAGGTGATGGATTGGGTTTAGGACTGTATCTTGTTAAAGAAATTGCAAATCGTCATAATGCGAATGTTGATTTTGAATCTAAACAAGGTAGAACCGTTTTTAAAGTTGGGTTCCCTTTAACTACTTAA
- a CDS encoding sensor histidine kinase, with product MIPHSLLLESKNTKPIAELLKEIVYTFERVNDLEEIAEKLEEGKFHFLIFHANDIENERDQKKLSEFTINFPHTLIILITDTSQWGLTASLLKRHSVYDFIQTPVDQDHLKFTLDRSFLYLSTKLKSQFINDAENNLYKRMVEIFDWKKSISNKENENIAADIIHQMNINLFQGSGIGTLMSVVSILISKSKLDQDEKNYSIPKPVMDLLSENYEAAKSMFDSMSVSQSIIDDQEQVNKKESPTKLLPIIERELDFLNEALSIKNQKINLSQIPISATGKKIRLDETKISYAIREVLINAIKYSKDQDIIYLLFFQKENFLELKVINPAYQNDDGSSGIPEKFESLVFEPFFRISSVVDDSYAKFEQFRFGLGLPLVKKIMDQHLANVQIYNIENNFKNENTKDICLTIRFPLLEEEK from the coding sequence ATGATTCCGCATAGCCTACTACTTGAAAGCAAAAACACAAAACCAATAGCGGAATTACTTAAAGAAATTGTTTATACATTTGAAAGAGTAAATGATCTTGAAGAAATTGCAGAGAAGTTGGAGGAAGGAAAATTCCACTTCCTTATTTTTCATGCAAACGACATAGAAAACGAAAGGGACCAAAAAAAACTATCTGAATTTACAATCAACTTTCCACATACTTTAATCATTCTAATCACAGATACTTCCCAATGGGGTTTAACAGCTTCTCTTTTAAAAAGACATTCGGTTTATGATTTCATTCAAACGCCAGTAGACCAAGATCACTTAAAATTTACTCTAGATCGATCATTTTTATATCTATCAACCAAATTAAAATCTCAATTTATCAATGACGCAGAAAACAATTTATACAAACGAATGGTCGAAATTTTCGATTGGAAAAAATCAATCTCGAACAAAGAGAATGAAAACATAGCAGCAGATATCATCCACCAAATGAATATTAACTTGTTCCAAGGAAGTGGAATAGGCACTCTAATGAGTGTAGTTAGCATTTTAATTTCAAAAAGTAAACTGGATCAGGATGAAAAAAATTATTCTATTCCCAAACCCGTTATGGATTTACTATCAGAAAACTATGAAGCTGCGAAAAGTATGTTTGATAGTATGTCGGTTTCCCAATCGATTATTGATGACCAAGAACAAGTAAATAAAAAAGAATCGCCAACCAAACTTCTTCCTATCATTGAAAGAGAACTTGATTTTTTAAACGAAGCATTAAGTATAAAAAATCAGAAAATAAACTTAAGCCAGATTCCGATTTCAGCCACTGGAAAAAAAATAAGACTAGATGAAACAAAAATCTCATACGCAATTAGAGAAGTTTTAATCAATGCGATCAAATATTCAAAAGATCAAGACATTATATATTTACTTTTCTTTCAAAAAGAGAATTTTCTTGAATTAAAAGTGATCAACCCTGCTTACCAAAATGATGATGGTTCCAGTGGTATTCCAGAAAAATTTGAATCCTTAGTCTTTGAACCTTTTTTTAGAATTTCATCAGTAGTAGATGATAGTTATGCGAAATTTGAACAATTTAGATTTGGACTCGGCTTACCACTTGTAAAAAAGATCATGGACCAACACCTAGCTAATGTACAAATTTATAATATAGAAAATAACTTTAAAAACGAAAACACAAAAGATATTTGTTTAACAATACGATTCCCATTATTAGAAGAGGAGAAATAA
- a CDS encoding response regulator: protein MASILVVDDSPTVLKIVRLALSSQGHKVITCDTGEKALEILKSDISIHLGIFDFNMPGISGIELIREVKKVRSQKAFKFLVLSTEDKPEIISKALANGADVWMIKPFNNEQLIKQVTELIEKDVSI from the coding sequence ATGGCCTCGATTCTAGTAGTAGATGACTCTCCAACTGTTCTAAAGATTGTTAGGTTAGCTTTAAGTAGCCAAGGGCATAAAGTAATCACTTGTGATACAGGTGAAAAAGCATTAGAGATATTAAAATCTGATATTTCTATTCATTTGGGAATCTTTGACTTTAATATGCCAGGCATTAGTGGAATTGAATTAATCCGAGAGGTAAAAAAAGTAAGGAGCCAAAAGGCTTTCAAATTTTTGGTTCTCTCAACAGAAGACAAACCGGAAATCATCTCCAAGGCTTTAGCCAACGGAGCTGATGTCTGGATGATAAAGCCATTTAACAACGAACAACTAATTAAACAAGTTACGGAGCTAATTGAGAAAGATGTTTCCATTTGA
- a CDS encoding response regulator, with product MARILTVDDAPAVLKILNLVLTTEGHEVTSATNGTEALQKIESSSFDIGIFDVNMPGMTGIELTEKTLKTENGKSMKIIMLTTESSEEMKNKGKAAGAVGWLVKPFANESLVKLISQLSSM from the coding sequence ATGGCAAGAATTCTTACCGTTGACGATGCACCAGCAGTGCTAAAAATTTTAAACCTGGTGTTAACAACAGAAGGTCACGAAGTAACATCCGCAACTAACGGAACTGAAGCCCTTCAAAAAATAGAAAGTTCTAGTTTTGATATTGGGATTTTCGATGTTAATATGCCAGGAATGACAGGGATAGAGTTAACAGAAAAAACTTTAAAAACTGAAAATGGGAAGTCAATGAAAATCATAATGTTAACCACTGAATCCAGCGAAGAAATGAAAAACAAAGGAAAGGCAGCAGGTGCAGTAGGATGGTTAGTGAAGCCATTTGCAAACGAATCACTAGTCAAATTAATTTCTCAGTTAAGTTCAATGTAA